Proteins encoded by one window of bacterium:
- a CDS encoding aspartate/glutamate racemase family protein yields MHSNRSIGLDFSFIRRMAVTCLLLCLISMTDLIASSLSGHSLKSAGLSGRKTLTVLITDSGLGGMSVLATIEHRLQQCHLADRVKLVFANALPDNDHTYNQMATLEAKATTFSAALDGFVLRYHPDLILIACNTLSVVYPHTAFAADPSVPVYGIVDLGASLIASHMAADSAGDVVILGTPTTAESNAHRRQLEAAGISSSRIIVQGCEQLETEIQADPSSDIVQTMIDMYAQEALSRRNSNRQGELAVALCCTHYSYARDHFQRAFAALTSQPVAIIDPNRAMADALFEGADCASATATAIEVEVISRAKVAPNDIAAIARMLESESPAAAAALRNFTLDTTLFAYRPK; encoded by the coding sequence ATGCACTCGAATCGTTCAATTGGATTGGACTTCAGTTTCATCCGCCGCATGGCGGTGACCTGCCTGTTGCTTTGCCTGATTTCGATGACTGACCTGATCGCCAGCAGTCTGAGTGGCCATTCACTCAAGAGTGCGGGGCTTTCCGGACGGAAGACCCTCACGGTTTTGATCACTGATTCCGGCCTCGGTGGCATGTCTGTTCTGGCGACGATCGAGCATCGACTTCAGCAATGTCATCTCGCGGATCGGGTCAAGCTGGTCTTTGCGAATGCCCTTCCCGACAACGATCATACATACAATCAGATGGCGACTCTGGAAGCAAAAGCGACCACCTTCTCGGCCGCTTTGGACGGCTTTGTCCTTCGCTATCATCCCGACCTGATCCTGATCGCCTGCAACACACTCTCTGTGGTCTATCCGCATACGGCATTCGCCGCAGATCCGTCCGTACCGGTTTACGGGATAGTCGATCTGGGCGCGTCATTGATCGCCTCGCATATGGCCGCAGATTCCGCCGGCGACGTGGTCATTCTCGGCACTCCCACCACGGCAGAATCAAATGCACATCGACGACAATTGGAAGCGGCCGGCATAAGCTCCTCGCGGATCATTGTGCAGGGGTGCGAGCAATTGGAGACGGAGATTCAGGCGGATCCATCCAGTGATATCGTCCAGACAATGATCGATATGTATGCGCAGGAGGCGCTCAGCCGGCGGAATTCCAACCGTCAGGGTGAACTCGCCGTGGCGCTCTGTTGCACTCATTACAGCTATGCGCGCGATCATTTCCAACGCGCTTTTGCGGCTCTGACCTCTCAGCCGGTCGCCATAATTGATCCGAATCGGGCGATGGCAGATGCACTATTTGAGGGTGCGGATTGCGCTAGCGCAACCGCCACGGCTATTGAGGTCGAGGTAATTTCGCGGGCCAAGGTTGCTCCAAACGATATCGCCGCGATTGCCCGAATGCTGGAGTCTGAATCCCCGGCCGCCGCCGCTGCGCTCCGCAATTTCACGCTCGACACAACACTTTTTGCATATAGACCAAAATGA
- the pgsW gene encoding poly-gamma-glutamate system protein, whose amino-acid sequence MTRPASTRSLLFLLAIGIAVVAAIQAWGFRTTEYPDSARMREAAALCASWFDAVAEFKQANRIESDSRSITRYRALIGDDYTPITTTLGALDAKETAANPDFAALVVRLMAEAKVDSGSTVGVILSGSFPSLGIATLAALQTVDCKVVLISSLGASSFGANQPNATWIDLEQWLQRQAGLKYRSSLVTFGAENDRGEGIQEEGYLLLEQAGARCGIALYRPESLKQSIQKKIELLRDAQISLLINIGGNEAAIGKCADAVSIPNGLQMHWLGCDHTDKGVISYLADKKTPFIHMLNIKSLAQQYGIPIEPGPSIPAATDLYQQRTIHPAIPSVALVGMIGLLVSNRVRQKRTVRANSAQSQSKMLQENGAIGR is encoded by the coding sequence ATGACCAGACCTGCATCCACCAGATCACTGCTTTTCCTGCTGGCAATCGGCATAGCTGTTGTTGCCGCGATTCAGGCATGGGGATTCCGAACCACAGAATATCCCGACAGCGCCAGAATGCGTGAGGCGGCCGCACTTTGTGCTTCCTGGTTCGACGCCGTTGCCGAATTCAAACAGGCGAATAGGATTGAATCGGACAGCCGCTCGATCACTCGCTACCGGGCGCTGATCGGGGATGATTACACGCCGATCACCACGACACTGGGCGCTCTCGATGCCAAGGAGACAGCCGCTAATCCGGATTTTGCGGCGCTTGTTGTTCGCCTGATGGCTGAAGCGAAGGTCGACTCCGGCTCCACGGTCGGAGTGATCCTCTCCGGTTCTTTTCCGTCGTTGGGGATTGCTACCCTTGCGGCACTCCAGACTGTCGACTGCAAAGTAGTGCTGATCAGCTCACTGGGCGCGTCCTCGTTCGGGGCCAATCAACCTAATGCAACCTGGATCGATCTCGAGCAGTGGCTTCAAAGGCAGGCCGGTCTGAAGTATCGTTCCTCGCTCGTCACTTTTGGCGCTGAAAACGACCGGGGAGAAGGAATTCAGGAAGAGGGATATCTGCTCCTCGAACAGGCCGGTGCTCGATGTGGAATAGCACTCTATCGACCGGAGTCACTTAAGCAGTCGATTCAGAAGAAGATCGAGCTCTTGCGCGACGCCCAGATCAGCCTGCTGATCAATATCGGAGGAAATGAAGCGGCAATCGGTAAATGCGCTGATGCCGTCTCCATCCCCAATGGACTTCAGATGCATTGGCTGGGCTGCGATCATACCGACAAAGGGGTTATCTCTTACTTAGCCGACAAGAAAACTCCCTTTATTCACATGCTGAACATCAAATCTTTGGCGCAGCAATATGGAATACCGATCGAGCCGGGACCGAGTATTCCAGCGGCGACTGATCTTTACCAGCAGAGGACCATCCATCCGGCCATCCCGTCGGTCGCACTTGTTGGTATGATCGGGCTTCTGGTTAGCAATAGAGTGAGACAAAAGCGGACAGTTCGGGCGAACTCCGCACAGTCACAATCGAAGATGTTACAAGAAAATGGAGCTATCGGCAGATGA
- a CDS encoding gamma-glutamyltransferase family protein, whose protein sequence is MKQIRSANMRPALLVTVLLMAFCLSSAILAQVEPGPAASGSNGMVATAHPLASEAGLEILKQGGNAVDAAVASAFAIGVVEPDGSGLGGGGSMVIYLADTKASYNVNYYHQSSSTIEKIKYDPDNDRTTAKSILVPGTVAGLCLAQERFGKLPLAQVIAPAIRYAEQGFPIDGTLAQLILDNVEMLRLDTATALTFLIDGFPKMEGDTLRQPELAKVLRAVAEKGRAGFYEGEIAKAIVERVTSLGGALTMEDLATFSAELNKPVQGSYRGYQIISTGAPQSGMSVIQSLNILENENLTAMGHFSKSASTLHLMAETMCRTYADRWQYLGDPRFNDVPVDGIIAKEYALERFNAINRFKADPKQYRLTEAGNPIRFDHARSSEFSSDKQGGKKRGWDDEMDESKTSAGDWGESIFDSWGGKKSGTTVKKQPKQKSDSSRDTTKEESTEVDDNDSYDGGGSTTHLSVIDKDGNMVALTQTLGTFFGSGVTASGVLMNCGMSNFSLSSEANLVQPNKQPRSSICPTLVLRDGKPAMVVGSPGAGRIICTVVEILVNAIDFDMDARDANWAPRFYCEKFQEHLYLEGGIDEQVSNELERMGHTLRKYEGRDLFFGGVQMILVDPVTGMFYGSADKRRGGVALGY, encoded by the coding sequence ATGAAACAGATACGATCAGCCAATATGCGACCGGCTCTCCTGGTCACTGTCCTGCTCATGGCGTTCTGCCTGTCGAGCGCTATCCTTGCGCAGGTCGAGCCGGGGCCGGCGGCATCCGGGAGCAATGGGATGGTAGCCACCGCTCACCCGCTCGCTTCAGAAGCCGGGCTGGAGATACTCAAGCAAGGCGGCAATGCCGTTGATGCTGCGGTCGCGTCGGCTTTTGCGATCGGTGTGGTTGAGCCGGATGGCTCCGGACTTGGCGGCGGCGGCAGCATGGTCATCTATCTCGCAGACACCAAGGCTTCCTACAACGTCAATTATTACCACCAGTCTTCGAGTACTATCGAAAAGATCAAGTACGATCCCGACAATGACCGGACGACAGCGAAGTCGATCCTCGTTCCGGGGACAGTGGCAGGACTTTGCCTCGCGCAGGAACGTTTCGGCAAATTGCCGCTCGCGCAGGTGATCGCGCCGGCTATTCGCTATGCTGAACAGGGATTTCCGATCGATGGCACACTTGCCCAATTGATCCTCGACAATGTTGAGATGCTTCGTCTTGACACCGCCACCGCGCTGACTTTCCTGATTGACGGTTTCCCCAAAATGGAAGGGGATACACTCCGTCAACCGGAATTGGCGAAAGTCCTTCGCGCAGTCGCGGAGAAGGGGAGAGCCGGATTTTATGAAGGGGAGATCGCCAAAGCGATCGTCGAGCGAGTCACCTCGCTTGGTGGGGCGCTGACGATGGAGGATCTTGCCACATTCTCCGCAGAACTGAATAAGCCGGTGCAGGGCTCGTACCGTGGATACCAGATCATCTCAACCGGTGCGCCGCAGTCCGGGATGTCTGTCATCCAGTCGCTGAACATCCTCGAAAACGAAAACCTGACGGCGATGGGGCATTTCAGCAAGTCCGCTTCCACCCTGCATCTGATGGCGGAAACGATGTGCCGGACGTATGCCGATCGATGGCAGTACCTCGGCGACCCGAGATTTAACGATGTCCCGGTCGATGGGATCATCGCGAAGGAATACGCACTAGAACGATTCAACGCGATCAACCGGTTCAAGGCTGATCCTAAGCAATATCGTCTGACCGAGGCCGGCAACCCGATCCGTTTCGATCATGCGCGTTCATCCGAGTTTAGTTCCGACAAGCAAGGCGGGAAAAAGCGCGGGTGGGATGATGAAATGGACGAATCCAAAACCAGCGCCGGTGACTGGGGCGAAAGTATCTTTGATAGTTGGGGCGGCAAGAAGTCCGGCACGACTGTCAAAAAACAGCCGAAACAAAAATCAGATTCGAGCAGAGATACGACCAAAGAGGAATCCACCGAGGTTGACGACAACGACAGCTATGATGGTGGCGGCTCCACGACCCATTTGTCGGTGATCGACAAAGATGGCAACATGGTGGCGCTGACACAGACGCTCGGGACATTTTTCGGTTCCGGCGTCACGGCATCGGGCGTGTTAATGAACTGCGGCATGTCCAATTTCTCGCTCTCCTCTGAAGCAAATTTGGTGCAACCAAACAAGCAACCGCGCAGCTCGATCTGCCCGACGCTTGTGCTGCGCGACGGTAAACCGGCCATGGTGGTCGGCTCGCCGGGGGCCGGACGGATCATCTGTACGGTCGTAGAAATATTGGTCAATGCGATCGATTTTGATATGGATGCACGTGATGCCAACTGGGCACCGCGATTCTATTGTGAAAAATTCCAGGAACACCTGTATCTCGAGGGGGGCATCGATGAACAGGTGAGCAACGAACTCGAACGGATGGGACACACACTGAGAAAGTACGAGGGACGGGACCTCTTCTTTGGCGGTGTCCAGATGATCCTGGTCGATCCGGTGACTGGAATGTTCTATGGTTCGGCGGATAAACGACGCGGAGGCGTGGCTCTGGGATATTAA
- a CDS encoding TRAP transporter large permease, which yields MSFELIILLSMLATFAIGVFAFKLPAGISLMLGAVVGGLVGGEGLPVRHLVEGSFGFLEAILIIATAMVYMRVVAATGALGTINYGLIKSLYRWPTLLMIVVTFFVMFPGMLTGLSSACILTTGALVAPGLLAMGMPRIAVGSLIAMAAVLGEVAPPICIPVMIIGGGVDMPYIGFEIPLMLATFPLAIALAIFYRYRYLKDFDIKTVLAQLTQPVYAQYGWKLFIPLVVVVGYLVIERIFPAKIPHLGVPLAFMVGALTAFGTGKKFNFLTVSREGIRSAMPVMAILVGVGMFLQIMTLTGVRGYLATSALYLPEQFKYLAVLIMPFMGSAYASASVIGVPLVFVFVAKNAIVVTAGLALMAALGDLMPPPTLLCAYAGQIVGEKNPFAILKQSLIPMAAAATVGLLIVIFAEKIAAVMDLVSRGTY from the coding sequence GTGAGTTTTGAGCTGATCATATTGCTGTCGATGCTGGCGACATTTGCCATCGGGGTCTTTGCCTTTAAGCTCCCCGCCGGGATCTCACTCATGCTGGGAGCAGTGGTCGGTGGGTTGGTGGGAGGAGAAGGACTTCCGGTCCGGCATCTGGTTGAAGGGTCATTCGGCTTTCTCGAAGCGATATTGATCATTGCGACGGCGATGGTCTATATGCGGGTGGTCGCTGCAACCGGAGCGCTCGGAACGATCAACTATGGATTGATCAAATCACTCTATCGCTGGCCGACGCTTCTGATGATCGTCGTCACATTCTTCGTCATGTTCCCAGGGATGCTCACTGGATTGTCGTCGGCCTGCATTTTGACCACGGGTGCTCTGGTGGCGCCGGGTCTGCTCGCGATGGGGATGCCTCGCATTGCGGTTGGTTCGCTCATCGCCATGGCGGCGGTCCTCGGCGAAGTTGCCCCGCCTATTTGCATTCCCGTCATGATCATCGGCGGCGGCGTGGATATGCCCTATATCGGATTCGAGATCCCGCTGATGCTGGCAACTTTCCCGCTCGCGATCGCCCTGGCGATCTTCTATCGCTACCGCTACCTAAAGGATTTTGATATCAAGACTGTACTGGCTCAGCTTACCCAGCCGGTGTACGCACAGTATGGGTGGAAGCTGTTTATTCCGCTGGTTGTCGTGGTCGGTTATCTGGTGATCGAACGGATCTTTCCCGCCAAAATACCGCACCTTGGGGTTCCGCTCGCATTTATGGTCGGCGCCTTGACCGCATTTGGCACCGGCAAGAAATTCAATTTCCTGACCGTCTCCCGTGAGGGGATTCGTTCCGCCATGCCGGTCATGGCAATTCTGGTGGGAGTGGGGATGTTCCTTCAGATCATGACCTTGACCGGCGTGCGCGGATATCTGGCGACCAGCGCACTCTACCTTCCCGAGCAGTTCAAGTATCTGGCGGTGCTGATCATGCCGTTCATGGGATCAGCCTACGCATCTGCCTCGGTGATCGGCGTACCGCTGGTCTTTGTTTTCGTGGCAAAGAATGCGATCGTCGTGACCGCCGGTCTGGCGTTGATGGCTGCCCTGGGCGATCTGATGCCCCCCCCTACGCTTCTCTGCGCCTATGCCGGTCAGATCGTCGGCGAGAAGAATCCATTCGCCATTCTGAAGCAGAGTTTGATTCCGATGGCCGCGGCCGCAACGGTCGGCCTGTTGATCGTGATCTTCGCTGAGAAGATCGCCGCCGTTATGGATCTGGTCAGTCGGGGGACATACTGA
- the pgsC gene encoding poly-gamma-glutamate biosynthesis protein PgsC, producing the protein MLFEYFFIGLVVGFLFYELTDISPGGVIAPAYCALFVYEPWKIGMTVLVAAVVWLLLGFASRYLLLYGRRRLLLAVLLGFCIKLLIELQIQPHVNPEISLQSIGYIIPGLVANESSRQGIVSTIAALGIVTVISFLAILAVRSFA; encoded by the coding sequence ATGCTGTTTGAGTACTTCTTCATCGGACTGGTGGTCGGCTTCCTGTTCTACGAACTGACCGACATTTCACCCGGCGGCGTGATCGCTCCGGCCTACTGCGCGCTTTTTGTGTATGAGCCGTGGAAGATCGGCATGACCGTTTTGGTCGCGGCTGTTGTCTGGTTGCTGCTTGGATTCGCCTCACGTTACCTGTTGTTGTATGGCCGTCGACGGCTGCTTCTCGCCGTGTTGCTTGGATTCTGCATCAAGTTGTTGATCGAACTTCAGATTCAGCCGCACGTCAACCCGGAGATCAGTTTGCAGTCGATCGGCTACATAATCCCCGGGCTGGTGGCCAATGAATCTTCGCGCCAGGGGATTGTCTCTACGATCGCCGCTCTCGGGATTGTCACCGTGATCAGTTTCCTGGCGATACTCGCCGTGAGGTCGTTCGCATGA
- a CDS encoding succinylglutamate desuccinylase/aspartoacylase family protein, translated as METTSRVRDDSDSVRVTGPADQVTSGSPITRKQILSAVFFLLCAAVLATAASFDFLAQREPDLIRPAESLSRIGMLSDYFANLKGTSGDTPIYFFESGRPGATVLLLGGTHPNEPSGYVTATLVTENATVTSGRLLVIPQACASGFSCTDPFEGCPSSFSIQGQSGPRKFRFGSRVSNPLDQWPDPLVYLHYPSGQQLSGFESRNLNRSYPGRPDGTFTERVGYAIMQLIQQEKVDVAFDLHEAAPEIPIINAIVYHPKGEDVALMAVMNLEMADLRYSPELSPESFRGLSHREWGDRTEVMPFLMETSNPIQGRLRGKTDEQLILTGVSEEYKRALESGALRIEYLPEGEPLELRVGRHLQGFQSILGAYSDMYPDKSIVIDGLPSYDEVMSNGIGHYLH; from the coding sequence ATGGAAACGACAAGCCGCGTACGCGATGATTCTGATTCCGTTCGTGTTACGGGTCCTGCTGATCAAGTGACCAGCGGATCGCCGATCACCCGGAAGCAGATCTTATCCGCCGTGTTCTTCCTGCTCTGCGCCGCAGTGCTGGCAACGGCGGCATCGTTTGATTTCCTGGCGCAGAGGGAGCCGGACCTGATCCGCCCCGCCGAAAGCTTGTCTCGCATCGGGATGTTGAGTGATTATTTCGCGAACCTGAAGGGGACCTCCGGCGATACGCCGATCTATTTCTTCGAAAGCGGAAGGCCGGGCGCAACCGTGCTGCTGTTAGGTGGGACACACCCCAATGAACCTTCCGGCTATGTCACCGCGACCCTGGTCACAGAAAACGCGACGGTAACCTCCGGCAGACTGTTGGTGATTCCCCAGGCGTGTGCCAGTGGTTTCAGTTGTACTGATCCGTTTGAGGGATGTCCTTCTTCGTTTTCGATCCAGGGACAATCCGGTCCGCGCAAATTCCGCTTTGGCTCACGCGTCTCCAATCCGCTTGACCAGTGGCCCGATCCCCTGGTCTATCTCCACTATCCGTCCGGCCAGCAACTATCCGGGTTCGAATCGCGCAATCTCAATCGTTCCTATCCTGGGCGACCGGATGGGACATTCACCGAGCGAGTCGGCTACGCTATCATGCAGTTGATCCAGCAGGAGAAGGTAGATGTCGCGTTCGATCTGCACGAAGCAGCGCCTGAGATCCCGATCATCAATGCGATCGTTTATCACCCGAAAGGGGAAGACGTTGCACTCATGGCTGTCATGAATCTGGAGATGGCCGATCTGCGCTATTCGCCGGAGCTTTCGCCGGAGAGCTTCCGCGGACTGAGCCACCGGGAATGGGGTGATCGCACCGAGGTGATGCCGTTCCTGATGGAGACCAGCAATCCTATCCAGGGGAGACTGCGCGGAAAAACGGATGAGCAGTTGATCCTCACGGGAGTCAGTGAAGAATATAAACGGGCGCTGGAATCCGGGGCGCTGCGAATTGAATATCTGCCGGAGGGTGAACCGCTGGAATTGCGCGTCGGTCGTCACCTCCAGGGCTTCCAGTCGATCCTGGGCGCCTACTCCGACATGTACCCGGACAAATCAATTGTGATTGACGGTTTGCCGTCCTATGATGAAGTGATGTCCAATGGCATTGGCCATTATCTTCACTGA
- the pgsB gene encoding poly-gamma-glutamate synthase PgsB, producing the protein MLVPVYLLLLVLLLLILEAVIVRARVNRLALRVHVNGTRGKSSVTRYIAAGLRASGKKTIAKITGVRPTIVDTIGSQSIIKRRGGARVQEQISLIHHSAKERADCLVLECMSIRPDLQAFESRAFRPHIYVLTNVLDDHQEELTDDPGLQIDALCGAMVSGSTIVTAPGPHVATLNQRAQQLGNRLVIVSALLPELKSLVPEGAFDVNIALALAVCNEAGIPETVSFPAIIKEATETVASDSALSSDGVRFINGFAVNDIPSAERFIAYWRQQKSDSDDLAIIFNARADRPLRSRSFAGYLPTIRNLNRIIVIGSHAPYMVRALQRSGFPSHAIVQWSRAQVKDARSEMKNLGLGREQLLIGLGNIGGEGHLLVDALQGEVAHAV; encoded by the coding sequence ATGCTGGTTCCCGTCTATTTACTTCTTTTGGTCCTCTTGCTTCTGATTCTGGAAGCAGTGATCGTCCGAGCTCGGGTCAATCGACTCGCCTTGCGTGTGCATGTCAACGGCACGCGAGGCAAGTCGAGCGTGACTCGTTATATCGCTGCCGGTCTGCGCGCCTCCGGCAAAAAGACGATCGCCAAAATCACCGGGGTCCGTCCGACGATTGTCGATACCATCGGTTCTCAATCGATCATTAAGCGGCGTGGCGGCGCACGGGTCCAGGAACAGATCTCATTGATTCACCACTCTGCCAAAGAACGGGCCGACTGCCTGGTCCTTGAGTGTATGTCAATTCGTCCGGATCTGCAGGCCTTCGAGAGCCGGGCATTCCGCCCGCACATCTATGTCCTGACCAATGTTCTGGATGATCACCAGGAAGAGCTGACGGATGATCCGGGATTGCAGATCGACGCGCTCTGCGGAGCTATGGTCAGTGGTTCGACCATCGTTACTGCTCCGGGACCGCATGTTGCTACACTGAACCAGCGTGCCCAACAACTGGGCAATCGTCTGGTCATTGTCTCGGCTTTGTTGCCAGAGCTTAAGAGTCTGGTGCCGGAGGGCGCGTTTGACGTCAATATTGCCCTGGCCCTTGCCGTCTGCAATGAGGCTGGCATTCCTGAGACTGTTTCATTTCCTGCGATCATCAAAGAGGCGACAGAAACAGTTGCATCGGATAGTGCGCTGTCAAGCGATGGCGTTCGATTTATCAATGGATTTGCGGTCAATGACATTCCATCGGCCGAACGATTTATTGCATATTGGCGACAGCAAAAGTCGGATAGCGATGATCTGGCGATCATCTTTAATGCCCGCGCGGACCGTCCGCTCCGTTCGCGATCATTTGCCGGATATCTGCCTACTATCCGAAATCTGAATCGCATAATCGTGATCGGCAGCCATGCACCCTACATGGTTCGTGCGCTTCAGCGTTCCGGGTTCCCCTCGCATGCGATCGTGCAATGGTCACGCGCCCAGGTGAAAGACGCACGATCGGAAATGAAGAATCTGGGACTGGGCAGAGAGCAACTGCTGATCGGTCTGGGGAATATCGGCGGCGAGGGCCACTTGCTGGTCGATGCTTTACAGGGAGAAGTCGCTCATGCTGTTTGA